Proteins co-encoded in one Acidithiobacillus caldus ATCC 51756 genomic window:
- a CDS encoding sigma-54-dependent transcriptional regulator — translation MGAAGARVLLVEDDVDFAEVLAEGLEEAGMEVQQAADGKEALNRLRDGQFDLILSDAQMQPMDGYGLLAALRAQPGHPPVVMMTAWGTIDEAVRALQNGAVDYLVKPFAMQELLTKLQRHERLQPGAELEPLAHSPVMLETLIKARRVAQTEASVLLTGESGVGKEVLARFIHRESNRAREPFVAVNCAAIPESLLEATLFGHEKGAFTGASQSSPGKFEQAQGGTLLLDEVTEMALPLQAKLLRVLQERELERVGGRRTIRLDVRVIATSNRDLRQAVSEGKFREDLYYRLQVIPLCVPPLRQRREDILPLAQRLLAKHCERMAIAPKSLDPEAQAVLLSYPWPGNVRELDNALQRAAIFSADTVIRSDDLGLEIRGTLDDARSEGSSRPILEDVRSRQEQETIVSVLRECRGSRNEAARRLGISPRTLRHKLQRYREMGRDLGDI, via the coding sequence ATGGGTGCGGCGGGGGCGCGGGTATTGCTGGTGGAGGACGACGTCGACTTCGCCGAGGTCTTGGCCGAGGGCCTGGAAGAGGCCGGCATGGAGGTGCAGCAGGCCGCAGACGGCAAAGAGGCGCTGAACCGTCTGCGCGATGGCCAGTTCGACCTGATCCTGAGCGATGCCCAGATGCAGCCCATGGATGGCTACGGGCTTCTGGCAGCCCTGCGTGCGCAGCCAGGTCATCCTCCCGTCGTCATGATGACGGCTTGGGGCACCATCGACGAGGCGGTGCGCGCACTGCAGAATGGCGCCGTCGATTATCTCGTGAAACCCTTTGCCATGCAGGAACTCCTGACCAAATTGCAGCGACACGAGCGCCTGCAGCCGGGTGCGGAGTTGGAGCCCCTGGCCCACTCGCCGGTCATGCTGGAAACGCTGATCAAGGCGCGGCGGGTCGCGCAGACGGAGGCGAGCGTCCTGCTCACCGGTGAAAGCGGCGTGGGGAAAGAGGTGCTTGCGCGCTTCATCCATCGCGAAAGTAACCGGGCACGTGAGCCCTTTGTTGCGGTGAACTGTGCCGCCATTCCCGAAAGCCTTCTCGAAGCCACCCTCTTCGGTCATGAAAAAGGCGCCTTCACCGGGGCAAGCCAGAGCAGTCCGGGAAAGTTTGAGCAAGCCCAGGGCGGTACCCTGTTGCTGGACGAAGTTACGGAGATGGCCCTGCCACTCCAGGCCAAGCTCCTGCGGGTCTTGCAGGAACGGGAGTTGGAGCGTGTCGGCGGTCGGCGCACCATTCGTCTGGATGTGCGGGTCATCGCAACCAGCAACCGCGATCTGCGCCAAGCAGTGAGCGAGGGTAAGTTTCGCGAAGATCTGTACTACCGCCTGCAGGTGATCCCCCTGTGCGTGCCGCCCCTGCGCCAGCGTCGAGAGGATATCCTGCCCTTGGCACAGCGACTGCTTGCCAAACACTGCGAACGCATGGCCATCGCGCCCAAGAGCCTGGATCCCGAGGCGCAGGCGGTTCTGCTCAGCTATCCCTGGCCTGGTAACGTGCGGGAGTTGGACAATGCCCTGCAGCGTGCAGCCATTTTTTCGGCGGATACGGTAATTCGCAGCGACGATCTGGGTCTTGAAATTCGGGGCACGCTGGATGACGCCCGCTCTGAGGGTTCCTCACGTCCCATTCTCGAGGATGTGCGCAGCCGTCAGGAGCAAGAGACCATCGTCAGCGTTCTGCGCGAGTGTCGCGGCTCGCGCAATGAGGCGGCAAGACGTTTGGGAATCAGCCCGAGAACCCTGCGGCACAAGCTGCAGCGGTATCGCGAGATGGGGCGGGATCTCGGCGATATTTAG
- the fliE gene encoding flagellar hook-basal body complex protein FliE — translation MSSVESLDALLSQLRNLAGQAQGLKVPAASSAGATGFAETLKGMVEGVNQEQAQANQLQNSFASGDPAVSLSQVMVASQKADLSFQTMLQVRNKLVSAYQDIMNIQA, via the coding sequence ATGAGCAGCGTCGAATCTTTGGATGCACTCCTCAGCCAGTTGCGCAACCTGGCAGGTCAGGCACAGGGCCTGAAGGTACCGGCAGCCTCGTCCGCGGGGGCGACGGGTTTTGCCGAGACCCTGAAAGGCATGGTGGAGGGCGTCAATCAGGAGCAGGCGCAGGCGAATCAACTGCAGAATAGCTTCGCCAGCGGTGATCCGGCCGTGAGTCTCAGTCAGGTGATGGTGGCTTCGCAAAAGGCCGATCTTTCCTTCCAGACGATGCTGCAGGTGCGAAACAAGCTGGTCTCAGCCTATCAAGACATCATGAACATCCAGGCCTGA
- the fliF gene encoding flagellar basal-body MS-ring/collar protein FliF: MEATRPDTPPLSFPAQWQRRWQELPGNRRFAILAVLAAIFAGIVVTLLWSRPQGYGVLYTNLSNRDGGEVIAQLQKLNVPFRITDGGAVISVPANEVYATRMKLAAVGLPRGEGVGFEILDHEPMGTSDFVEHVNYQRALEGSLERTIASLSAVERAKVHLAIPKPSVFLSQEEKPTASVLVSLYPGRELSAAQVAGIVHLVAASVPGLTDKNVTVVDQQGNLLSAQGGNDLGLQPGQLAYQRAVDRAYEHRIEQILAPIVGAGGVRVAVSADIDFSHSESSSVTYGNHQILSQQQNVRSSTGGGGPYGVPGALSNQPPGVAIAPLTAPTVSTLSPGDLIALAPTLKALAPTESSSDSTTNFDVDQTIVHTVNPVGSVKRLSVAVLVNDRLEGTGLGGAKQAKPLTAAQLQQIQQLVEDAIGYDAKRGDTVKVVNMPFSGTEAVSSHLPWWQQEWFLALLHGTLRYLVLLLLAILLYFGLIRPLLRIRGRREPTLAADSVARDGGQGEAGEVAADRGQPGPTTAREPVSMPANPLETDLYVARQLVMQDPGRAAQVVKEWLSSER; the protein is encoded by the coding sequence ATGGAAGCTACTCGCCCCGATACTCCGCCCCTATCTTTCCCCGCGCAATGGCAACGCCGTTGGCAGGAGCTGCCTGGCAATCGTCGCTTTGCCATTCTGGCCGTTCTGGCCGCGATCTTTGCCGGCATCGTCGTCACCCTGTTGTGGAGTCGGCCACAGGGCTACGGTGTACTCTACACCAACTTGTCCAACCGCGATGGCGGTGAGGTGATTGCCCAGCTGCAGAAGCTGAACGTTCCTTTTCGCATCACCGACGGGGGCGCCGTCATTTCCGTACCGGCCAACGAGGTTTACGCCACCCGGATGAAACTCGCTGCGGTCGGCCTGCCGCGCGGAGAAGGGGTGGGCTTCGAGATCCTGGACCATGAGCCCATGGGTACCAGCGACTTCGTGGAGCACGTCAATTATCAGCGGGCTCTGGAGGGCTCGCTGGAGCGGACCATCGCCTCGTTATCGGCGGTGGAGCGGGCCAAGGTCCACCTGGCCATTCCCAAGCCTTCGGTCTTCCTCAGTCAGGAGGAGAAGCCAACGGCATCGGTGCTCGTGAGCCTCTATCCAGGGAGAGAGCTGAGCGCTGCCCAGGTGGCGGGTATCGTCCATCTGGTGGCTGCCAGTGTCCCTGGGCTTACCGATAAAAATGTGACGGTGGTGGACCAGCAGGGCAATCTGCTGAGCGCACAGGGCGGCAACGATCTCGGTCTGCAACCGGGCCAACTGGCCTATCAGCGGGCAGTGGATCGCGCTTACGAACACCGTATCGAGCAAATTCTGGCACCCATCGTCGGTGCCGGTGGGGTACGGGTGGCGGTGTCTGCGGACATCGATTTTTCCCACAGTGAGAGCAGTTCCGTTACCTACGGCAATCACCAGATTCTGAGCCAGCAGCAAAACGTCCGGAGCAGCACGGGCGGGGGCGGCCCTTACGGTGTTCCGGGCGCACTCTCCAATCAACCGCCGGGAGTGGCCATTGCACCGTTGACGGCGCCCACCGTTTCAACACTGTCGCCTGGCGATCTCATCGCCCTGGCACCGACCCTGAAGGCTCTGGCGCCCACGGAGAGCAGCAGCGACAGCACCACCAACTTCGATGTCGATCAGACCATTGTCCACACGGTGAATCCGGTGGGTTCCGTCAAGCGCCTGTCGGTGGCGGTTCTGGTGAACGATCGTCTCGAAGGCACTGGTCTGGGGGGTGCGAAGCAGGCAAAACCCTTGACGGCAGCGCAACTCCAGCAGATACAGCAGCTGGTGGAAGACGCCATTGGCTACGACGCCAAGCGCGGCGATACCGTGAAGGTCGTGAACATGCCCTTCAGCGGCACGGAGGCGGTGAGCAGCCATTTGCCCTGGTGGCAGCAGGAGTGGTTTCTGGCCCTGTTGCACGGCACGTTGCGTTACCTTGTACTGCTGTTGCTGGCGATATTGCTCTATTTTGGTTTGATACGTCCCTTATTGCGTATACGCGGTCGGCGTGAGCCCACATTGGCCGCCGATTCCGTCGCCCGGGACGGCGGTCAGGGCGAGGCAGGGGAGGTAGCCGCAGACCGGGGACAACCGGGCCCGACGACGGCTCGGGAACCTGTCTCCATGCCCGCCAATCCCCTGGAGACGGACCTATACGTGGCCCGGCAACTGGTCATGCAGGATCCGGGTCGGGCGGCCCAGGTCGTCAAGGAATGGCTGAGCAGTGAGCGCTGA
- the fliG gene encoding flagellar motor switch protein FliG, giving the protein MSAEAEELSGIDRSAILLLSLGEDEAAEVMRHLGPREVQKLGAAMARLSHVSTEQAQTVLADFRSRLERQTSLGVGSDQYIRTMLTKALGADKAGTVIDRILHGGEASGLENLKWMDARSIADLIKLEHPQVLAMILAYMEPEQAGEVIHHLPERVVSEAMMRLASLETVQPAAIRELNEILEEQLSGESQSLQVASLGGAKSAADILNRLETSLATSILDKMRESDAELAEKVQEKMFVFDDLIKLDDRSMQILLREVPADGLVTALKGAAPALKEKFFANMSKRAAEMLRDDLEAKGPVRISEVEAAQKAILQVAQRLDAAGQISLGGGSGEAML; this is encoded by the coding sequence GTGAGCGCTGAAGCAGAGGAACTCAGCGGCATCGACCGCAGCGCCATCCTGCTCCTGAGCCTGGGCGAGGACGAGGCGGCCGAAGTCATGCGCCACCTGGGTCCCCGCGAAGTACAAAAGCTGGGCGCCGCCATGGCTCGCCTGTCGCACGTCAGCACCGAGCAGGCGCAGACCGTACTCGCCGACTTTCGATCGCGCCTCGAGCGGCAAACCTCCCTCGGGGTGGGCAGCGATCAATACATCCGCACCATGCTCACCAAAGCCCTGGGGGCAGACAAGGCTGGTACGGTCATCGACCGCATTCTGCACGGCGGTGAGGCTAGTGGTCTGGAGAATCTGAAGTGGATGGACGCTCGCTCCATCGCCGACCTCATCAAGCTCGAGCATCCCCAGGTGCTTGCCATGATCCTCGCCTACATGGAGCCTGAGCAGGCGGGTGAGGTCATCCATCATCTGCCCGAGCGGGTAGTGAGCGAGGCTATGATGCGTCTGGCGAGCCTCGAAACGGTGCAGCCCGCTGCCATCCGGGAACTCAACGAAATCCTGGAAGAGCAATTGTCGGGAGAGTCGCAGAGTCTGCAGGTCGCGAGCCTGGGCGGCGCCAAGAGTGCGGCGGACATCCTCAATCGTCTCGAAACCAGTCTGGCTACCAGTATTCTCGACAAGATGCGGGAAAGCGATGCGGAGTTGGCGGAGAAGGTACAGGAAAAGATGTTTGTCTTCGACGATCTCATCAAACTGGACGATCGCAGCATGCAGATCCTCCTGCGAGAGGTGCCCGCTGATGGCCTGGTGACGGCACTCAAGGGTGCGGCGCCAGCCTTGAAGGAAAAGTTTTTTGCCAACATGTCCAAGCGCGCGGCGGAGATGTTGCGGGACGACCTAGAGGCCAAGGGACCAGTGCGCATCAGCGAGGTGGAGGCGGCACAGAAGGCCATCCTCCAGGTCGCCCAGCGCCTGGATGCAGCCGGTCAGATCAGTCTTGGGGGTGGTAGCGGGGAGGCTATGCTGTGA
- a CDS encoding flagellar assembly protein FliH, with translation MTVKSFGSPPQIIPAEGSASAKRWEMPEFSESAVATEAPGLGEAEPPVEASELRLPTTAEIEAVYAKAAEEGRAAGYAEGQQLGRREALQAAATDIERLRQILRGLAAPVDRLDAAVEQALLSLALEIARQVIRHELTTQPELILPLLREALKALPIRSRRPLLRLHPEDVALLREALPELADEGVETVADPDLERGGLILAVPLEGEPVVPDRRWGQRSEAAVATELDLSLATRWRQVLEQLFGDLAR, from the coding sequence GTGACGGTGAAATCGTTCGGATCGCCGCCGCAGATCATCCCCGCCGAGGGATCCGCATCCGCAAAACGCTGGGAAATGCCCGAATTCAGCGAATCGGCAGTCGCGACGGAGGCCCCTGGCCTGGGTGAGGCGGAACCGCCGGTGGAGGCGTCGGAATTGCGCTTGCCCACCACGGCCGAGATCGAGGCCGTGTACGCCAAAGCGGCGGAGGAGGGGCGAGCGGCAGGCTATGCCGAGGGTCAGCAGTTGGGCAGGCGTGAGGCACTGCAGGCAGCGGCCACGGATATCGAGCGCTTGCGGCAGATTTTGCGAGGCCTCGCGGCACCCGTAGATCGACTCGATGCCGCCGTGGAACAGGCGCTTTTGAGCCTGGCACTGGAGATCGCCCGGCAGGTGATCCGGCACGAGCTGACCACCCAACCCGAATTGATCCTGCCGCTGTTGCGGGAAGCCCTGAAAGCGCTCCCGATTCGCAGTCGTCGGCCGCTGCTGCGCCTGCACCCAGAGGATGTGGCATTGCTGCGAGAGGCCCTGCCGGAGCTGGCCGATGAGGGCGTCGAGACCGTTGCCGACCCGGACCTGGAGCGTGGCGGACTGATCCTTGCGGTGCCTCTGGAGGGAGAACCCGTCGTGCCCGACCGCCGCTGGGGACAGCGCAGTGAGGCAGCCGTAGCCACGGAATTGGATCTGAGCCTTGCGACGCGCTGGCGCCAGGTGCTGGAACAGCTTTTTGGAGATCTGGCACGATGA
- the fliI gene encoding flagellar protein export ATPase FliI, whose amino-acid sequence MTHTLPERQASWAEFLGQWHDRLPRTLPPPLPSGRLVRMVGLVLEAEGMEASVGSRCRVIAANQRGIDAEVVGFHGERLQLMAAGDTHGVALGARVQLLPGEAQGSASPALLGRVIDGLGQPLDGGDAVPNRTPIPLMGTPLNPMNRMPIRHPLDVGVRSINALFTVGRGARMGLFAGSGVGKSVLLGMMARNTEADVIVVGLIGERGREVKEFIEDILGEAGLRRAVVVAAPADAPALTRIRGAHLATALAEYFRDRGQHVLLLMDSLTRYAMAQREIALAVGEPPAVRGYPPSVFARLPALVERAGNGGRDGGSITAFYTVLMEGDDQQDPIADSARAILDGHLVLSRSLAEQGHYPAIDLEASISRVMPNIVPAAQLQALHRLKRLYGRYREQRDLIAVGAYSAGLDPVLDQAVQAYPAIEAFLQQDQRESVDLAQAQAALAALMAPYLGGTDGTTS is encoded by the coding sequence ATGACCCACACGCTCCCGGAACGGCAGGCGTCGTGGGCAGAGTTTCTTGGACAGTGGCACGATCGTTTGCCAAGGACCTTGCCCCCTCCCTTGCCCAGCGGGCGGCTCGTGCGCATGGTGGGTCTCGTGCTGGAGGCGGAGGGGATGGAGGCCAGCGTCGGTAGCCGTTGCCGGGTCATTGCCGCCAATCAGCGGGGCATCGATGCCGAGGTGGTGGGTTTCCACGGCGAGCGCCTACAATTGATGGCGGCAGGGGATACCCATGGCGTGGCCTTAGGGGCGCGGGTTCAACTTTTGCCCGGGGAGGCCCAGGGTAGCGCCAGTCCGGCGCTCCTGGGACGGGTCATCGATGGTCTCGGGCAGCCATTGGACGGTGGCGATGCCGTTCCCAATCGGACTCCCATACCCCTCATGGGAACTCCCCTCAATCCCATGAACCGTATGCCCATACGCCATCCCTTGGACGTTGGGGTACGCAGTATCAACGCTCTGTTCACCGTGGGGCGTGGCGCGCGCATGGGTCTTTTCGCCGGTAGTGGCGTAGGCAAAAGTGTATTGTTGGGCATGATGGCGCGGAATACGGAGGCCGACGTCATCGTCGTCGGCCTGATCGGTGAACGCGGCCGGGAAGTCAAAGAGTTCATCGAGGATATCCTGGGCGAAGCGGGCCTGCGGCGTGCCGTGGTGGTTGCCGCCCCCGCCGATGCCCCGGCCCTTACCCGTATCCGTGGTGCCCATCTGGCCACGGCGTTGGCGGAATATTTTCGCGATCGCGGGCAGCATGTGCTGCTGCTCATGGACTCCCTGACCCGTTATGCCATGGCGCAGCGCGAGATTGCTTTGGCCGTCGGCGAACCGCCTGCCGTGCGCGGCTACCCACCCTCGGTGTTTGCGCGCTTGCCCGCCCTAGTCGAACGCGCTGGCAATGGCGGTCGCGATGGGGGAAGCATCACCGCCTTCTATACGGTGTTGATGGAGGGGGACGATCAGCAGGATCCCATCGCCGACAGCGCGCGCGCGATTCTGGACGGCCATCTGGTTCTGTCCCGCAGTCTTGCGGAGCAGGGCCATTATCCGGCCATCGACCTAGAAGCCTCCATCAGCCGGGTCATGCCGAATATCGTCCCCGCTGCCCAGCTGCAAGCGCTGCACCGGCTCAAGCGCCTTTATGGTCGCTATCGCGAACAGCGGGATCTCATCGCCGTTGGCGCATATTCGGCGGGACTCGATCCCGTGCTGGATCAGGCAGTGCAGGCCTATCCTGCCATTGAGGCATTTCTGCAACAGGATCAGCGGGAGTCCGTCGATCTTGCGCAAGCGCAGGCAGCGCTGGCGGCACTCATGGCACCCTATCTCGGAGGCACCGATGGCACCACGTCCTGA
- a CDS encoding flagellar export protein FliJ, whose translation MSREETLLSLSRASQNHEQMLRQELARQQQFLADLGAKMQLLQNFLAQYRAECARLEGQGVEVTRALDMRRFIAQLEQAMQFHESSLQGHRRRTAALLEEWKRARGKEKALAKILQHLRDLQQHQERKQMQKEIEQWVARSAGRVHG comes from the coding sequence ATGAGCCGTGAAGAAACGCTGCTGTCCCTGAGTCGTGCCAGCCAGAATCACGAACAGATGCTGCGCCAGGAGCTCGCTCGCCAACAGCAGTTTCTGGCGGACCTCGGGGCAAAAATGCAGCTTTTGCAGAATTTTCTTGCCCAGTATCGTGCCGAGTGTGCGCGCTTGGAGGGGCAGGGCGTGGAAGTGACGCGTGCTCTGGATATGCGGCGGTTCATCGCTCAACTGGAGCAGGCGATGCAATTTCACGAGTCCTCGCTGCAGGGACACCGGCGGCGGACGGCAGCTCTGCTGGAAGAGTGGAAACGGGCCCGTGGCAAGGAAAAAGCCTTGGCAAAGATCCTCCAGCATCTGCGCGACCTGCAGCAGCATCAGGAGCGTAAGCAAATGCAGAAGGAGATCGAACAATGGGTTGCCCGCAGTGCCGGGCGCGTACACGGATGA
- a CDS encoding flagellar hook-length control protein FliK gives MREEPTAQGADPQEKKPENRGERGPSSVAAAPPSVAAAAYAAGAEGKDSVRGVGAEGVSVDQKAEKTPTAKSSPSGEGDGKDLPPASAAFPFPALLTLAASLSGVNYPGEDPSTTTSAGDGPKFTGVSTGQVLGGNDEHAQETQQVLHTAVGQTGSLSNMRREVAKGLAKEAVTPGKDPQQQPFEAGSTTRVASLSATKALASASGPAIRASLAASSPIPSAASGQAAATTTGGIAATMALPVPMAPVSAAPSAPPAIPIPVSAQAPWGAALGQQVQWMLGQNVQQVTLQLNPAHLGPLEVHLDLRSGGQANALFISAHPEVRAAIEAAVPQLQQSFAAMGLQLGQASVDSGAASSRRFNDGGRSSRAAAIRLDPTGEPGTTAPVVALQGLVNTFV, from the coding sequence GTGCGGGAGGAACCCACGGCCCAGGGTGCGGATCCGCAGGAGAAAAAACCAGAGAACCGCGGGGAGCGCGGCCCGTCCTCCGTCGCTGCAGCGCCACCCAGCGTGGCCGCCGCGGCGTACGCCGCCGGCGCTGAAGGCAAGGACTCGGTGAGGGGGGTAGGGGCAGAGGGAGTGTCCGTTGACCAGAAAGCCGAAAAGACGCCGACAGCCAAGTCGTCGCCGAGTGGAGAGGGTGACGGCAAGGATTTGCCGCCGGCGTCTGCCGCTTTTCCGTTCCCGGCACTGCTCACCCTCGCAGCTTCGCTCTCGGGCGTGAATTACCCGGGCGAGGACCCATCCACGACGACCAGTGCTGGGGATGGTCCCAAGTTTACCGGAGTTTCCACAGGGCAGGTCCTGGGCGGTAACGACGAGCACGCCCAGGAGACCCAGCAGGTTTTGCATACGGCCGTGGGGCAGACCGGATCTCTGAGCAATATGCGGCGGGAGGTGGCCAAAGGCTTGGCCAAGGAGGCGGTGACTCCCGGGAAAGATCCGCAGCAACAACCATTCGAGGCGGGGAGTACTACACGGGTAGCTTCTTTATCCGCAACGAAGGCACTGGCTTCTGCCTCAGGCCCCGCGATCAGGGCCTCGCTGGCCGCGTCATCGCCGATACCGAGCGCTGCTTCCGGGCAGGCGGCGGCTACCACGACCGGCGGTATCGCTGCGACCATGGCTTTGCCGGTGCCCATGGCTCCGGTGTCCGCGGCACCCTCTGCCCCACCGGCCATTCCGATCCCGGTATCGGCACAGGCACCCTGGGGCGCGGCCCTGGGGCAGCAAGTTCAATGGATGCTGGGACAGAATGTGCAGCAGGTGACCTTACAGTTGAATCCTGCGCATCTTGGCCCGCTGGAGGTGCACCTGGATCTGCGCAGCGGTGGCCAGGCCAATGCGCTCTTCATTTCCGCCCACCCGGAAGTGCGTGCGGCCATCGAGGCCGCCGTGCCGCAGCTGCAGCAGAGTTTCGCGGCCATGGGTTTGCAGCTTGGCCAAGCCAGTGTGGATTCCGGCGCCGCATCGAGTCGCCGGTTCAACGATGGTGGAAGATCGTCCCGTGCGGCGGCGATTCGCCTCGATCCCACCGGGGAGCCGGGGACAACGGCCCCAGTGGTGGCGCTCCAGGGGCTGGTAAACACCTTTGTCTGA
- the fliM gene encoding flagellar motor switch protein FliM, with protein sequence MAEEILSQDEVDALFQGMAGGEVEVEAEPAAPVGSVQPYDLANQDRIVRGRMPTLEVVNERLARLWRVSLFNFLRRSAEISVGPVRLVKYSEFIRSLMVPSNINIVQVKPLRGSALFVFDARLIFAVVDNYFGGDGRFHARIEGREFTPLEQRIIKRLLDLVFKDFKSAWSPVIDLQPELSRSEVNPQFVSIATPTEVVIVSTFNIELESGTGSFQICLPYGMVEPVRDQLTAGTTADRSEIDKRWVQSLHDELREATLELRVEFARLPISVRQLLALRVGDVIPLERPETLVARVDGIPVFRGPYGVHGGKYAIQFHEALPPETESGQAALAAWEK encoded by the coding sequence ATGGCTGAAGAGATCCTCTCGCAAGACGAGGTGGATGCGCTTTTTCAGGGCATGGCCGGCGGCGAGGTGGAAGTGGAGGCGGAGCCTGCGGCGCCTGTGGGTTCCGTGCAGCCCTACGATCTTGCCAATCAGGACCGGATCGTACGTGGACGTATGCCCACCCTGGAAGTGGTCAATGAGCGCCTTGCACGTCTTTGGCGGGTCAGCCTGTTCAATTTTCTGCGACGCAGTGCGGAGATCTCTGTGGGCCCAGTGCGCCTTGTCAAATACAGTGAATTCATTCGTAGCCTGATGGTGCCCAGCAACATCAATATCGTCCAGGTGAAACCCCTGCGCGGTTCGGCGCTGTTCGTCTTCGATGCGAGGCTCATCTTTGCGGTGGTGGACAACTATTTTGGTGGCGACGGCCGCTTTCATGCACGGATCGAGGGGCGCGAGTTTACGCCTCTGGAACAACGTATCATCAAACGGTTGCTGGATCTCGTCTTCAAGGATTTCAAAAGTGCGTGGTCACCGGTGATCGATCTGCAGCCGGAGCTTTCCCGCTCGGAGGTCAACCCGCAGTTCGTCAGCATCGCCACGCCGACGGAGGTGGTCATCGTGAGCACCTTCAATATCGAGCTCGAGTCCGGTACCGGCAGTTTCCAGATCTGTCTGCCCTACGGCATGGTAGAGCCGGTTCGGGATCAGCTCACGGCCGGAACGACGGCAGACCGTTCCGAGATCGACAAGCGCTGGGTACAGTCGCTCCACGATGAATTGCGGGAGGCCACCCTCGAGCTACGCGTCGAGTTTGCCCGCCTGCCCATCAGTGTCCGCCAATTGCTGGCACTGCGTGTGGGCGACGTCATTCCGCTGGAGAGGCCCGAAACCCTCGTCGCCCGCGTCGATGGGATCCCGGTGTTCCGCGGTCCCTACGGCGTACACGGGGGCAAATACGCCATTCAGTTCCACGAAGCACTGCCGCCCGAGACCGAATCCGGACAAGCCGCGTTGGCGGCCTGGGAGAAATGA
- the fliN gene encoding flagellar motor switch protein FliN yields the protein MADDDNQDAGTMDDWAAAMAEQAAVTAAGKTDKDTPPSAEPVAAAPMPDLEETSPAGGAPAGGAHANLDMILDIPVNLSVELGRTKIQIRNLLQLAQGSVVELERLAGEPMDVLVNGYLIAQGEVVLVNDKFGIRLTDIISPAERARKLR from the coding sequence ATGGCTGACGACGACAACCAGGATGCAGGAACCATGGACGACTGGGCAGCCGCCATGGCTGAGCAGGCGGCGGTCACCGCTGCCGGCAAAACGGACAAGGACACGCCGCCCTCGGCGGAGCCAGTGGCTGCCGCACCGATGCCCGACCTGGAGGAGACCAGCCCGGCGGGGGGCGCGCCGGCGGGGGGCGCGCATGCCAATCTCGACATGATTCTGGACATCCCCGTGAACCTGTCGGTGGAGTTGGGGCGTACCAAGATCCAGATCCGCAACCTTTTGCAGCTGGCCCAAGGATCGGTGGTCGAACTGGAGCGTTTGGCGGGAGAGCCCATGGATGTGCTGGTAAACGGCTATCTCATCGCTCAAGGCGAGGTGGTTCTGGTCAACGATAAATTCGGGATTCGCTTGACGGACATCATCAGTCCGGCAGAACGGGCCAGGAAACTGCGCTGA
- the fliO gene encoding flagellar biosynthetic protein FliO has translation MGRSTSAGIARLRSFPSSSVKLSLRDPSKNRLRGLVSSPLLLVSVAAQGATMPEVFSWRSGLQLVLALLLVLAVFLVLVWLLKRFQPGLTGGSGSVIKVVASLPLGARERLLLVDLQGQQLLLGVSPAGISLLQVLEQPLTLPQRNLPTDFSGWLRQSMERRKTGTWRQTPASESAAAKQRSESSPPPSAE, from the coding sequence ATGGGACGTTCTACCAGCGCCGGCATCGCGCGCCTCCGGTCGTTCCCGTCATCGAGCGTCAAGCTTTCGCTGCGCGATCCGTCAAAAAATCGACTGCGCGGGTTGGTGTCGTCGCCATTGCTGCTGGTGTCGGTTGCCGCCCAGGGAGCGACGATGCCAGAGGTCTTCTCCTGGCGGTCCGGTTTGCAGCTCGTCCTGGCCCTTTTGTTGGTTCTGGCTGTCTTTCTGGTTCTGGTCTGGTTGCTGAAACGCTTCCAGCCGGGACTGACCGGCGGTTCAGGATCGGTCATAAAGGTGGTTGCATCCCTGCCTCTGGGAGCGCGGGAACGCCTCTTGCTAGTGGACCTCCAAGGTCAGCAGTTGCTCTTGGGCGTAAGCCCGGCAGGGATCTCCCTGCTGCAGGTGCTCGAGCAGCCCTTGACCCTTCCGCAACGCAACCTGCCGACGGATTTTTCCGGCTGGTTGCGCCAGTCGATGGAGAGGCGCAAGACAGGCACATGGCGACAAACACCGGCTTCCGAATCCGCAGCAGCAAAGCAGCGCAGCGAATCCTCACCTCCGCCATCGGCGGAATAG